In the Anastrepha obliqua isolate idAnaObli1 chromosome 1, idAnaObli1_1.0, whole genome shotgun sequence genome, one interval contains:
- the LOC129253520 gene encoding uncharacterized protein LOC129253520: MQQQLLLANLGICTILVSVGATYFSDFVTLRQQKNWSLEELNTVLENTRNHKSREWNRYSNVADHYGLRFKPLRNMPRLFWNKFSPTVPTDAVDTVTTEVESTEEYDDDETEEELIEQPVIVLPTERPLRASTARPTILATTPTRVKVMMTFPTTASSALPSDTLNSIMRPPQIGTAAVKPLLFHGSPFKLNILQQKHGTNKTKGKGFLSLFEVIKFENTKCSVAMGEIDVRLRTLEGICYHEFECKSLGGIPTESCAEGVGVCCVFLTGCGDTTKQSVVYFESPNYPNPVREMLICVLIINLRDTVQQLRLDFIMFELNRPTDGDCLDDQFIVSGQNINFVVPILCGINTGQHIYVDVSNSFEKKIYFSFITKVATGDRSFNIKIVQLEDALAPDGCLQFFTENEGVMKSFNYDTEGAFVSSAQATYLNNLNYAICLQRSKDMCSVNYNTEQNGGDQLDFQIINKDEDEVDLVPDGQAGAGIFNCPDDYIAINQVRLCGERFNDGTVTDDFTQNAPVKDVAAGPIILPVRSDDEYVGRGFRLVYQQELCA; this comes from the exons ATGCAACAACAGCTTTTGTTGGCCAATTTGGGTATTTGTACCATATTAGTGAGTGTGGGGGCAACATATTTTAGTGATTTTGTCACACTgcgccaacaaaaaaattggtcatTGGAGGAGTTAAATACCGTACTGGAAAATACTCGTAATCACAAATCAAGAGAATGGAATCGTTACTCCAATGTGGCCGATCATTATGGGCTGCGTTTTAAGCCTTTGCGTAACATGCCACGCTTATTTTGGAATAAATTCTCTCCAACGGTGCCCACGGATGCAGTGGATACTGTAACTACTGAAGTGGAATCAACGGAGGAATATGACGATGATGAGACTGAGGAAGAACTCATAGAGCAACCAGTGATCGTGCTACCAACCGAACGTCCATTGCGTGCGTCTACAGCGAGGCCAACCATACTAGCTACAACACCTACAAGAGTCAAGGTTATGATGACATTCCCTACAACAGCTAGTTCTGCTTTACCTTCCGACACCTTGAACTCAATTATGAGACCACCACAAATTGGCACTGCCGCTGTAAAACCATTACTTTTCCATGGCTCCCCTTTCAAGCTCAATATCTTACAGCAAAAACATGGTACCAATAAAACGAAAGGCAAAGGTTTCCTCAGCCTATTCGAAGTCATCAAATTCGAGAATACCAAGTGCTCAGTGGCCATGGGTGAAATCGATGTACGACTACGCACACTGGAGGGAATTTGTTATCATGAATTTGAGTGCAAAAGTTTAGGTGGCATACCGACGGAGTCATGTGCAGAGGGTGTGGGGGTTTGTTGTGTAT TTTTGACTGGCTGCGGCGATACAACAAAACAATCAGTGGTCTACTTTGAGAGCCCCAACTATCCGAATCCAGTTCGTGAAATGTTGATTTGTGTGCTGATTATTAACTTGCGTGACACTGTGCAACAGTTGCGACTTGATTTCATAATGTTTGAG CTGAATCGACCGACAGATGGGGACTGTTTGGACGATCAATTTATCGTATCTggtcaaaatattaattttgttgtgCCAATACTCTGCGGCATAAATACAGGACAGCATA TTTATGTTGATGTCAGCAattcttttgagaaaaaaatatatttttcgttcATTACCAAAGTGGCTACGGGTGATCGatctttcaatataaaaattgtgcag CTCGAAGATGCTCTTGCCCCCGATGGTTGTTTGCAGTTTTTCACGGAAAATGAAGGTGTTATGAAGTCTTTCAACTATGATACAGAAGGTGCATTTGTTAGCAGTGCACAAGCAACATATTTG aaTAATCTAAATTATGCCATCTGTCTACAACGTTCCAAAGATATGTGTTCAGTTAATTATAACACAGAGCAAAATGGTGGCGATCAATTGGATTTTCAGATAATTAACAAAGATGAAG ATGAAGTTGATTTAGTGCCCGATGGTCAGGCGGGCGCTGGTATTTTCAATTGCCCCGACGACTATATCGCAATCAACCAAGTGCGCCTCTGTGGTGAGCGTTTCAATGATGGCACCGTTACAGATGACTTCACTCAAAATGCACCGGTTAAGGACGTCGCGGCGGGACCAATTATATTGCCAGTGCGCAGCGATGACGAGTATGTGGGTCGTGGCTTTCGCCTTGTCTACCAGCAGGAGCTATGTGCTTGA